The following are encoded in a window of Acropora muricata isolate sample 2 chromosome 6, ASM3666990v1, whole genome shotgun sequence genomic DNA:
- the LOC136919568 gene encoding microfibril-associated glycoprotein 4-like translates to MRVCLLLSFSTVVYAVSRIVDPSFDGVNFAKALFGKRLDNVFQETVEDSETSCQIKCVKDMRCLSYNFRTTNKTENLQCQLSDSDRFTSHDNFTQDGEWLYRGMESRCESENAPCGEKGTCIPDYQGKSFKCKCNPGYTGIPCEPKSCLQVLQSGSNSTGVYRINPDAHKSMKVMCDMTTAGGGWTVFQRRVDGSVKFYRGWKEYEFGFGNLSGEFWLGNDNLHHIAAADNMTLRVDLEDFDGNVTFAEYSIFKVANATDKYRISIGGYNGTGNDSLAVHDGMQFTTKDQDNDRDTAGSCAVLFKGAWWYNKCHESNLNGLYLGGPHASSADGVSWNSFRGAYYSLKRSEMKLRPR, encoded by the exons ATGCGTGTATGTTTGTTACTGTCCTTCAGCACGGTTGTTTACGCCGTTTCTCGAATCGTTGATCCAAGCTTTGACGGCGTTAATTTTGCTAAAGCTCTGTTTGGGAAAAGGCTCGATAATGTATTTCAAGAAACAGTTGAGGATTCTGAAACCTCTTGTCAAATAAAGTGTGTCAAAGACATGCGTTGCTTGTCTTACAACTTCCGCACTACAAATAAAACGGAGAACCTCCAGTGCCAGTTGAGTGACTCTGATCGATTTACAAGTCATGACAACTTTACTCAAGATGGGGAATGGCTTTACAGAGGAATGGAG AGTAGATGTGAATCGGAAAACGCTCCCTGTGGTGAAAAGGGAACCTGCATCCCTGACTATCAAGGAAAAAGCTTCAAGTGCAAATGCAACCCAGGATACACAGGGATCCCATGCG AACCAAAAAGCTGCTTACAAGTTCTTCAAAGTGGAAGTAATTCCACTGGTGTGTACCGCATCAATCCCGATGCGCATAAGTCAATGAAAGTCATGTGTGACATGACAACTGCTGGAGGCGGGTGGACTGTTTTTCAGCGGCGTGTGGATGGCTCAGTGAAATTCTACCGTGGATGGAAGGAATACGAGTTTGGGTTTGGGAATCTAAGCGGTGAATTTTGGCTTGGAAATGACAACCTTCATCACATTGCAGCTGCTGATAACATGACGCTGAGAGTTGACCTGGAAGATTTTGATGGAAACGTCACATTTGCTGAATATTCCATTTTTAAGGTAGCTAATGCTACAGATAAATACCGAATTTCGATTGGAGGATACAATGGCACAGGGAACGATTCACTAGCAGTGCACGA CGGAATGCAGTTTACCACCAAAGATCAAGACAACGATCGTGATACTGCAGGTTCTTGTGCAGTGCTCTTCAAAGGAGCTTGGTGGTATAACAAGTGTCATGAATCTAACCTCAACGGACTGTACCTTGGTGGACCACACGCATCTTCTGCTGATGGTGTCAGCTGGAACTCTTTCAGAGGTGCATATTATTCCTTGAAACGTTCTGAGATGAAGCTGAGGCCCCGTTAG
- the LOC136919569 gene encoding uncharacterized protein — translation MDKLTQEQIKDYKDAFLHFDKDSSGFITTKELGNVMRSLGENPREEDLQMMINSVDIDGNGQMDFEEFVKLMVAKNQFSFNEEEAMEAFRIFDRDDRGFIMSTELRKIFQSMEDKISDHDINEMLQDQKHQFNRKITFDDFFQLTKDGVCPKESKQKDGSTRPKYARRRQKFYIYS, via the exons ATG GACAAACTCACCCAAGAACAGATAAAAG ATTACAAGGACGCCTTCCTGCACTTTGATAAAGACAGCAGTGGTTTCATTACCACGAAAGAGCTTGGAAATGTCATGCGATCACTTGGTGAGAACCCGCGGGAAGAAGACTTACAGATGATGATAAACAGCGTGGACATAGACG GTAATGGACAGATGGATTTTGAAGAATTTGTCAAACTGATGGTGGCAAAGAATCAATTTTCGTTTAACGAAGAAGAAGCTATGGAAGCCTTCAGGATATTTGATCGAGATGACCGAGGTTTCATAATGTCGACTGAACTGAGAAAAATCTTCCAATCCATGGAAGACAAAATCTCTGATCATGATATAAACGAAATGTTGCAAGATCAGAAACACCAGTTCAACAGGAAAATTACTTTTGACG ATTTTTTCCAATTGACGAAAGACGGAGTTTGTCCCAAGGAATCAAAACAAAAGGATGGATCTACCCGCCCAAAGTACGCAAGAAGGCGACAAAAGTTTTATATATACAGTTGA
- the LOC136920083 gene encoding uncharacterized protein: MSERSLRAIDFFSVLLLFIQVSESLKMTSRREHLTIGYDAVEHPVIHRLWNQLNHHDAVPSLQKVLRSVEDDEQEDLKVRDIKSALTSIERETEYHENRKRTKIARVLASVEEHTNQALAQNSSSTEEGDERNSDEAEISLPDTGIRNREGRTIHLKTNNGNKRVFIPRGWMFCTIQPPKCFSKKKRDIK; this comes from the exons ATGTCAGAGAGAAGTCTTAGAGCGATagatttcttttctgttttactTCTTTTCATACAAGTATCTGAGAGTTTAAAGATGACTTCAAGGAGAG AACACTTGACAATCGGTTATGATGCCGTGGAGCATCCTGTTATTCACAGACTTTGGAATCAACTGAACCATCATGACGCCGTCCCATCGTTACAAAAAG TGCTACGTTCAGTTGAAGACGACGAACAGGAAGACTTAAAAGTTAGGGACATTAAATCAG CCCTGACGTCCATAGAAAGAGAAACAGAATACCACG AAAATAGAAAACGGACAAAGATTGCAAGAG TATTAGCCTCTGTCGAAGAACACACCAATCAAG CGCTGGCACAGAATTCCTCTAGCACTGAAGAGGGCGACGAGCGAAATTCAGATGAAGCAGAAATATCCCTGCCCGATACTGGCATCAGGAACCGTGAGGGACGCACAATTCACCTCAAAACAAACAATGGAAACAAACGCGTGTTTATCCCAAGAGGATGGATGTTTTGTACCATTCAGCCACCTAAGTGCTTCTCGAAGAAAAAGA ggGACATCAAATAA